Sequence from the Herbaspirillum sp. meg3 genome:
GAACCCACGCGTATTGGCATGGAAGGACGTGTACATCACTGCGCCATTGGCCGCACTGCCGACGATCACCAGCGTCTCCGCCTTGACTTGCTTCAGGAGCTCCTCCAGATTGGTGCCGGTAAATTTGTTGGCGCGTGTCGAGACCACAGGTTCGCCCGGCTGCGGCGCAACCGCCGACAACATTGGCGGCGGGCCGGACGGGCTGACGGTAGTCGAATACAAAACGGGGACCTTGGCTGCACGCGCCTTGTTGATGAGCGACACGATTGCCGGCACGGTGGCGAGGCAAGCAGGATTAGGCTGACACACTGCCGAATTGATATCCAATACCAGCAATGCAGTCGTGCCGGCAGCCAGCGTCACCGGCGCAGCAGCAGGAATTTCCGGCAGCGTATTTGCACCGACTGTCGCGGGCGCACTAGTCGGGACAGCACTACAGGCCGTCAACGCGACGAGCAAGAGCGCCGAAGCGGCTTGATAGGCAAAACGTTTTTGCATCATGTTTGCGACTCCTTAAATGGGATGTACTTCATCATCAATGACATTGGCATACAGGCGGGCAGTTTATTTCTGGCGACGCGGATAACCCTCGGCGGTAATACGCTTCCAGACCACATCTTTTTCTTCCTCGGTCATGAATACCCAGTGCGCCACTTCAGACACGGTACGACCGCAGCCGCGACACACATCATCAAAAGTTGTTGAGCAGACTGCAACACAAGGGGTATCTGGGCGTTCCGGGGGAGTTTGGGACATGGATATCTTTACGAGGACTACGTGATAACTGGCCGACATCTTACCAAGAAGCGGAGCCGCAGTCTTTTGGGGCAAATTTTAGGCAAAAAAAAGCCCGCGAACCAGAGGTTGCGGGCTGAATCCAATTTCTTAAGGAGGAAAATTGGAGGAGACAGGTGCAA
This genomic interval carries:
- a CDS encoding DUF1289 domain-containing protein; the encoded protein is MSQTPPERPDTPCVAVCSTTFDDVCRGCGRTVSEVAHWVFMTEEEKDVVWKRITAEGYPRRQK
- a CDS encoding cysteine hydrolase family protein codes for the protein MMQKRFAYQAASALLLVALTACSAVPTSAPATVGANTLPEIPAAAPVTLAAGTTALLVLDINSAVCQPNPACLATVPAIVSLINKARAAKVPVLYSTTVSPSGPPPMLSAVAPQPGEPVVSTRANKFTGTNLEELLKQVKAETLVIVGSAANGAVMYTSFHANTRGFTVVVAEDGISSPAPISTQVARYQVLNQPGFINATNTPLADKKVTLSRGDLITFK